In the genome of Torulaspora globosa chromosome 2, complete sequence, the window atattgaagaaatcgacTGAATTGCTGAGTATTTTCGAGTTTGCGTAGCTCTTGACCATTGATTTCAATCTGGTCAGATGGGTGGTTAATCCATCCCCCATCTCATTAGACTCTTTATAGACTCTTCATTATGTCGAAGAGTGTATGAGCTGCAAAAAATGCGCAAGcccggaatcgaaccgggggcccaacgatggcaacgttggattttaccactaAACCACTTGCGCTTATAAGTTTTTGAATTGGAAAGTTAAGAAACGAATAAGAAGTCATTTACTTTCTTCTAAGAACCCCGTTTGCGTAATCTGTCTGCATGCATCTTCGCTTGGCATATTTGAACATCGCGTATTGGCACATAATGTAATAGGTGTCACATTTTTTTAATGTTTCGTTCGCGAGATCTAGCTTTAGATCTCAGAAATCTTACCGGGTTACGACGTTCACGCAGTCGTAGAAGTCACTTTTGATACAAAAGGTTATTTCTATCTATGCTGTCCAAGCGCCTACAGCGCATTCCTTGGTATAGCAGTGGAGCTCATTTCTCGGCTGCTCGCTCTGATAGACTTGTAGGGAAAAACGACGTCATTTGGAAATCTGGCAAGATGTTACTAATCGGAATATCAAAATCCTGCAGCAGTTGGTCCAATATCTGGTCTTGTTCAGATTGCCCAAAAAATTCGACACTCATTTCAACAGATGCCCCGCTCGTTGGGTCTTTCATTAATTGCGTTACGCTTTCATTGACTTGGGAATAGAGTTCCATAGTTTTCTTGTTAAACTCCTTGAAAATAGAGTTCAAAACACTAAAAGACTTTTCTCCTACAGGCGaggagttcttcagctttaGCAGTATGTTGATACCCAATTCACAGTCCTTTTCAACATCTATATGTTTTTCAGATATTAAACCAAGGTTAATTTGATGCTGATAAAACATTAAACATGTAACGCTGAAAAAGATGGTGTGGATTGAAAACCAATAGCTAGCACTGAGAAGATCGTTTTTCAACATTTCATCGGAAAGGCAAATAACTTTGTGGGCCACTTGAATGCATTTGTTAGCCATTGAAATTTGAAAATCGAAGAGAGGTGAAGTGATCGCCAGATAGTGGATAAATGGCTTATAAAGAATAATCTTCGCCAACAGATAATCCAAATACAGAAGCTTGGCCGGTTTTAAATAATATGCTCTTTCGTCatcgttgaagaatgagGAGTCAGGTTTAAGCTGATAGGGTAGCTCTTGGAACCATTTCTCCAGCTGCTCTTCCAACGTAAGTATATTGATGTAGGTAGCCTGGTCCCACGTCAAGACCGGATAGAGGCTTTCATGGATCCTTGCCATGATTAACATGAGCTTTGTGTGTTGGTTGTTCATGCCGCAACTACTGATTTTTCCCCATTCCTGCTCCAGAATTCCATCACGGGTGATTTTCTCGTCATCAACATCGCAAGGCAGCTCCTGGTTGACCGCAGCTTCGGCAAGAGCTCTAGGAAGACCTAGGATGCAGCTCATGTACAAATCAACCTTGTAGACACTCCAAaacaatctcttcttggtttcGTCTTCTATCACGGTCGGTCCAACCGACGAAGTCCTTTTATGAAGACCTTCAATAATGGCTGCCCGCAGGGCAATCCCGATGTAGGAATAACAAGTGTTCAAGTTTGCAGAACACTGTAAAAACATGGTCAACATGAACATAGTCTGAATTGAATAGATGTCCCGCACGTTGGTAACGTCAATTAACGACTTTGCCATCTCAAAATATTTGTAACCCGCTTCCCTATAAAGATCTCGAGCGACCACATCACTCTTTTCACAGTCTTCCTTCCCGAACAGAGCACCCACTGCTATCACCGAGTAAATCAGGGGCAGCGATTTAAGCTGTCGCTCAGTAAAATGAGTCGTATCCTTTGCATCGTACAGCGAAATCAAGTCTTCAATAACAGATGGCCGATATAGGAACCTGAACAGGACACAGACATTATCCCAAGTCTTGTGAATCAGTTGGATCGCCACATCTCTATCAGGTAAATCCTGCAACACTCGTCTAGGTAACGGAGATTCCTGCGTTTTCCGACGCACCTGACGGGGACTCCTTCTATCTTGGTATACACAGTGCTTATTTCCAAACGCTTGGCAAAGAGAACACGGCTGTTGACCATCAcactttttcttcttcaatctgcAAAAATCGCATGCCTTTGAAGCTCTGAAGCTTCCTGTTTTCAACTCTTTCGTTGCTGAGTCTATCGAAAGAACCAGCATTTTTGACTGTGACCGTTTCTCAGGTGCCATTGTTCCTCGCAAGCAGAGGCCCGATCACTCTTAATCAATGGAACCAAGACAAATTACCACTGATCAACATTCAATGAGGAACAGCCCTCTTCAGGGACTCTGACAGATTGTTTTCCCATTCCCCAGACCTATGCAATTTCCAGAGTTAGTCAGAGTTAGTCAGATTTTCGCACCTGCGCATAGCAGCATAGACTGAAAAAACATCAAAATTGTAACCGCCAAGTTGACCTCTCAACATCTCATGCATCCGCGTTCTGATCTGACAGAGCTAATTAGACTCAGCCACTCAAGGGCAGAATCATTCATTATTGCCACTTTCTACATCTTCTCTAGCTTCATCGTTCTTACAGACATAGTATTTTTCATATTAGCGATCTCGCTTAGGAAATACGTCATAGAaatttctttcttggcgTTCAGGACATACTGCTGTACCCATTTCGATGGATCTAACCGATACCGTCGAGGTTCAGCAAACAATTGAATATTTAAAAGTCTACTCTTGCATGTGTATATATTTCCGTTGAGACTTTGGATACCTGCCGGTGATAAGCGTGTTGCGGCAACCAACCGTAGAGAGTAGCGACTCGCGCGACCCATTCTGGAGCTCTACTGAAGGTTCGGCCGCAGGTTCCTTCAGTTCTCCCGAGAAAACCGCCTGTggtatttcttcatgatcAGTTCGTTCAGGCGATGGCCCTCGGGTCTTCCTACCTTTCTTTCGTACAGGTAATAGCTCAAAGTGCCCACCATGAGGGCATAAATGGGAT includes:
- a CDS encoding uncharacterized protein (ancestral locus Anc_1.128), whose product is MAPEKRSQSKMLVLSIDSATKELKTGSFRASKACDFCRLKKKKCDGQQPCSLCQAFGNKHCVYQDRRSPRQVRRKTQESPLPRRVLQDLPDRDVAIQLIHKTWDNVCVLFRFLYRPSVIEDLISLYDAKDTTHFTERQLKSLPLIYSVIAVGALFGKEDCEKSDVVARDLYREAGYKYFEMAKSLIDVTNVRDIYSIQTMFMLTMFLQCSANLNTCYSYIGIALRAAIIEGLHKRTSSVGPTVIEDETKKRLFWSVYKVDLYMSCILGLPRALAEAAVNQELPCDVDDEKITRDGILEQEWGKISSCGMNNQHTKLMLIMARIHESLYPVLTWDQATYINILTLEEQLEKWFQELPYQLKPDSSFFNDDERAYYLKPAKLLYLDYLLAKIILYKPFIHYLAITSPLFDFQISMANKCIQVAHKVICLSDEMLKNDLLSASYWFSIHTIFFSVTCLMFYQHQINLGLISEKHIDVEKDCELGINILLKLKNSSPVGEKSFSVLNSIFKEFNKKTMELYSQVNESVTQLMKDPTSGASVEMSVEFFGQSEQDQILDQLLQDFDIPISNILPDFQMTSFFPTSLSERAAEK
- the NCE101 gene encoding Nce101p (ancestral locus Anc_1.129) encodes the protein MAHQAPYLLGRFLDPIYALMVGTLSYYLYERKVGRPEGHRLNELIMKKYHRRFSREN